From Suricata suricatta isolate VVHF042 chromosome 1, meerkat_22Aug2017_6uvM2_HiC, whole genome shotgun sequence, a single genomic window includes:
- the PLAT gene encoding tissue-type plasminogen activator isoform X1: MKNLTELVCTLLLCGAALTLPGQEIHPRFRRGARSYRVTCRDEKTQMLYLEKESWLRPGLRSNRLEYCRCNSGRSLCHSVPVRSCSERRCFNGGTCRQALYFSDFVCQCPEGFLGKRCEIDASATCYKDQGITYRGTWSTAESGAECVNWNSSALALKPYSGRRPNAITLGLGNHNYCRNPDRDSRPWCYVFKAGQYITEFCSTPACPKEKNEDCYIGKGLAYRGTSSHTVSGASCLQWNSMALIGKVYTAWKNSAQTLGLGKHNYCRNPDGDAKPWCHVMKDHKLTWEYCDVPQCSTCGLRQYKQPQFRIKGGLYADITSHPWQAAIFVKNRRSPGERFLCGGILISSCWVLSAAHCFQERYPPHHLKVVLGRTYRVVPGEEEQKFEVEKYITHKEFDDDTYNNDIALLKLQSDSLQCARESDSVRTVCLPDADLQLPDWTECELSGYGKHEASSPFYSERLKEAHVRLYPASRCTSQHLFNRTVTNNMLCAGDTRSGGDQANLHDACQGDSGGPLVCMKDNHMTLVGIISWGLGCGQKDVPGVYTKVTNYLDWIQDNMRP, translated from the exons TGACCTGCAGAGATGAAAAGACACAGATGCTGTACCTGGAGAAGGAGTCGTGGCTGCGCCCGGGGCTCAGAAGCAACCGGCTGGAATACTGCCGGTGCAACAGCGGCCGCTCGCTGTGCCACTCGGTGCCCGTCCGAA GTTGCAGCGAACGGAGATGCTTCAACGGGGGCACGTGCCGGCAGGCTCTGTATTTCTCAGATTTCGTCTGCCAGTGTCCTGAAGGGTTTTTGGGGAAACGCTGTGAAATAG ATGCCAGTGCCACATGCTACAAAGACCAGGGCATCACCTACAGGGGCACATGGAGCACAGCAGAAAGCGGAGCCGAGTGTGTCAACTGGAACAGCAGTGCACTGGCCCTGAAGCCCTACAGCGGGCGCAGACCAAACGCTATCACGCTGGGTCTCGGGAATCACAACTACTGCAG GAACCCAGACAGGGACTCCAGGCCCTGGTGCTACGTCTTCAAGGCCGGGCAGTACATCACCGAGTTCTGCAGCACGCCAGCCTGCCCCAAGG aaaaaaatgaggatTGCTACATTGGAAAGGGGCTAGCATACCGTGGCACCTCTAGCCACACCGTGTCTGGCGCCTCCTGCCTCCAGTGGAATTCCATGGCCCTGATAGGCAAGGTCTACACAGCATGGAAGAACAGTGCCCAGACACTGGGCCTGGGCAAACACAACTACTGCCG GAACCCAGATGGGGATGCCAAGCCCTGGTGCCACGTGATGAAGGACCACAAGCTGACGTGGGAATACTGTGACGTGCCTCAGTGCT cCACCTGTGGCCTGAGACAGTACAAGCAGCCTCAGTTCCGCATTAAAGGAGGACTCTATGCGGACATCACCTCTCACCCGTGGCAGGCTGCCATCTTTGTCAAGAACAGGAGGTCACCAGGAGAGAGGTTTCTATGTGGGGGAATACTGATCAGTTCCTGCTGGGTCCTGTCTGCTGCACACTGCTTCCAGGAGAG GTATCCGCCCCACCACCTTAAGGTGGTCTTGGGCAGAACCTACCGAGTGGTCccaggagaggaggagcagaaattTGAAGTAGAAAAATACATCACCCATAAGGAGTTTGATGACGACACCTACAACAACGATATTG CACTGCTGAAGCTGCAGTCGGACTCGCTCCAGTGTGCCCGGGAGAGCGACAGTGTCCGCACCGTCTGTCTTCCTGATGCCGACCTGCAGCTGCCGGActggacagagtgtgagctgtcTGGCTACGGCAAGCACGAGGCGT cTTCTCCTTTCTATTCCGAGCGGCTGAAGGAGGCTCATGTCAGGCTGTACCCAGCCAGCCGCTGCACGTCACAACACTTGTTTAACAGAACCGTGACGAACAATATGCTGTGTGCTGGAGACACACGGAGCGGTGGGGACCAGGCGAACCTGCATGATGCCTGCCAG GGTGACTCAGGCGGCCCCTTGGTGTGTATGAAGGACAACCACATGACTCTGGTTGGCATCATCAGTTGGGGCCTTGGCTGTGGGCAGAAAGATGTTCCAGGTGTATATACCAAGGTTACGAATTACCTAGACTGGATTCAAGACAATATGCGACCATGA
- the PLAT gene encoding tissue-type plasminogen activator isoform X2, producing MWIKNSVTCRDEKTQMLYLEKESWLRPGLRSNRLEYCRCNSGRSLCHSVPVRSCSERRCFNGGTCRQALYFSDFVCQCPEGFLGKRCEIDASATCYKDQGITYRGTWSTAESGAECVNWNSSALALKPYSGRRPNAITLGLGNHNYCRNPDRDSRPWCYVFKAGQYITEFCSTPACPKEKNEDCYIGKGLAYRGTSSHTVSGASCLQWNSMALIGKVYTAWKNSAQTLGLGKHNYCRNPDGDAKPWCHVMKDHKLTWEYCDVPQCSTCGLRQYKQPQFRIKGGLYADITSHPWQAAIFVKNRRSPGERFLCGGILISSCWVLSAAHCFQERYPPHHLKVVLGRTYRVVPGEEEQKFEVEKYITHKEFDDDTYNNDIALLKLQSDSLQCARESDSVRTVCLPDADLQLPDWTECELSGYGKHEASSPFYSERLKEAHVRLYPASRCTSQHLFNRTVTNNMLCAGDTRSGGDQANLHDACQGDSGGPLVCMKDNHMTLVGIISWGLGCGQKDVPGVYTKVTNYLDWIQDNMRP from the exons ATGTGGATCAAAAACTCTG TGACCTGCAGAGATGAAAAGACACAGATGCTGTACCTGGAGAAGGAGTCGTGGCTGCGCCCGGGGCTCAGAAGCAACCGGCTGGAATACTGCCGGTGCAACAGCGGCCGCTCGCTGTGCCACTCGGTGCCCGTCCGAA GTTGCAGCGAACGGAGATGCTTCAACGGGGGCACGTGCCGGCAGGCTCTGTATTTCTCAGATTTCGTCTGCCAGTGTCCTGAAGGGTTTTTGGGGAAACGCTGTGAAATAG ATGCCAGTGCCACATGCTACAAAGACCAGGGCATCACCTACAGGGGCACATGGAGCACAGCAGAAAGCGGAGCCGAGTGTGTCAACTGGAACAGCAGTGCACTGGCCCTGAAGCCCTACAGCGGGCGCAGACCAAACGCTATCACGCTGGGTCTCGGGAATCACAACTACTGCAG GAACCCAGACAGGGACTCCAGGCCCTGGTGCTACGTCTTCAAGGCCGGGCAGTACATCACCGAGTTCTGCAGCACGCCAGCCTGCCCCAAGG aaaaaaatgaggatTGCTACATTGGAAAGGGGCTAGCATACCGTGGCACCTCTAGCCACACCGTGTCTGGCGCCTCCTGCCTCCAGTGGAATTCCATGGCCCTGATAGGCAAGGTCTACACAGCATGGAAGAACAGTGCCCAGACACTGGGCCTGGGCAAACACAACTACTGCCG GAACCCAGATGGGGATGCCAAGCCCTGGTGCCACGTGATGAAGGACCACAAGCTGACGTGGGAATACTGTGACGTGCCTCAGTGCT cCACCTGTGGCCTGAGACAGTACAAGCAGCCTCAGTTCCGCATTAAAGGAGGACTCTATGCGGACATCACCTCTCACCCGTGGCAGGCTGCCATCTTTGTCAAGAACAGGAGGTCACCAGGAGAGAGGTTTCTATGTGGGGGAATACTGATCAGTTCCTGCTGGGTCCTGTCTGCTGCACACTGCTTCCAGGAGAG GTATCCGCCCCACCACCTTAAGGTGGTCTTGGGCAGAACCTACCGAGTGGTCccaggagaggaggagcagaaattTGAAGTAGAAAAATACATCACCCATAAGGAGTTTGATGACGACACCTACAACAACGATATTG CACTGCTGAAGCTGCAGTCGGACTCGCTCCAGTGTGCCCGGGAGAGCGACAGTGTCCGCACCGTCTGTCTTCCTGATGCCGACCTGCAGCTGCCGGActggacagagtgtgagctgtcTGGCTACGGCAAGCACGAGGCGT cTTCTCCTTTCTATTCCGAGCGGCTGAAGGAGGCTCATGTCAGGCTGTACCCAGCCAGCCGCTGCACGTCACAACACTTGTTTAACAGAACCGTGACGAACAATATGCTGTGTGCTGGAGACACACGGAGCGGTGGGGACCAGGCGAACCTGCATGATGCCTGCCAG GGTGACTCAGGCGGCCCCTTGGTGTGTATGAAGGACAACCACATGACTCTGGTTGGCATCATCAGTTGGGGCCTTGGCTGTGGGCAGAAAGATGTTCCAGGTGTATATACCAAGGTTACGAATTACCTAGACTGGATTCAAGACAATATGCGACCATGA
- the PLAT gene encoding tissue-type plasminogen activator isoform X3: MKNLTELVCTLLLCGAALTLPGQEIHPRFRRGARSYRVTCRDEKTQMLYLEKESWLRPGLRSNRLEYCRCNSGRSLCHSVPVRSCSERRCFNGGTCRQALYFSDFVCQCPEGFLGKRCEIDASATCYKDQGITYRGTWSTAESGAECVNWNSSALALKPYSGRRPNAITLGLGNHNYCRNPDRDSRPWCYVFKAGQYITEFCSTPACPKATCGLRQYKQPQFRIKGGLYADITSHPWQAAIFVKNRRSPGERFLCGGILISSCWVLSAAHCFQERYPPHHLKVVLGRTYRVVPGEEEQKFEVEKYITHKEFDDDTYNNDIALLKLQSDSLQCARESDSVRTVCLPDADLQLPDWTECELSGYGKHEASSPFYSERLKEAHVRLYPASRCTSQHLFNRTVTNNMLCAGDTRSGGDQANLHDACQGDSGGPLVCMKDNHMTLVGIISWGLGCGQKDVPGVYTKVTNYLDWIQDNMRP, encoded by the exons TGACCTGCAGAGATGAAAAGACACAGATGCTGTACCTGGAGAAGGAGTCGTGGCTGCGCCCGGGGCTCAGAAGCAACCGGCTGGAATACTGCCGGTGCAACAGCGGCCGCTCGCTGTGCCACTCGGTGCCCGTCCGAA GTTGCAGCGAACGGAGATGCTTCAACGGGGGCACGTGCCGGCAGGCTCTGTATTTCTCAGATTTCGTCTGCCAGTGTCCTGAAGGGTTTTTGGGGAAACGCTGTGAAATAG ATGCCAGTGCCACATGCTACAAAGACCAGGGCATCACCTACAGGGGCACATGGAGCACAGCAGAAAGCGGAGCCGAGTGTGTCAACTGGAACAGCAGTGCACTGGCCCTGAAGCCCTACAGCGGGCGCAGACCAAACGCTATCACGCTGGGTCTCGGGAATCACAACTACTGCAG GAACCCAGACAGGGACTCCAGGCCCTGGTGCTACGTCTTCAAGGCCGGGCAGTACATCACCGAGTTCTGCAGCACGCCAGCCTGCCCCAAGG cCACCTGTGGCCTGAGACAGTACAAGCAGCCTCAGTTCCGCATTAAAGGAGGACTCTATGCGGACATCACCTCTCACCCGTGGCAGGCTGCCATCTTTGTCAAGAACAGGAGGTCACCAGGAGAGAGGTTTCTATGTGGGGGAATACTGATCAGTTCCTGCTGGGTCCTGTCTGCTGCACACTGCTTCCAGGAGAG GTATCCGCCCCACCACCTTAAGGTGGTCTTGGGCAGAACCTACCGAGTGGTCccaggagaggaggagcagaaattTGAAGTAGAAAAATACATCACCCATAAGGAGTTTGATGACGACACCTACAACAACGATATTG CACTGCTGAAGCTGCAGTCGGACTCGCTCCAGTGTGCCCGGGAGAGCGACAGTGTCCGCACCGTCTGTCTTCCTGATGCCGACCTGCAGCTGCCGGActggacagagtgtgagctgtcTGGCTACGGCAAGCACGAGGCGT cTTCTCCTTTCTATTCCGAGCGGCTGAAGGAGGCTCATGTCAGGCTGTACCCAGCCAGCCGCTGCACGTCACAACACTTGTTTAACAGAACCGTGACGAACAATATGCTGTGTGCTGGAGACACACGGAGCGGTGGGGACCAGGCGAACCTGCATGATGCCTGCCAG GGTGACTCAGGCGGCCCCTTGGTGTGTATGAAGGACAACCACATGACTCTGGTTGGCATCATCAGTTGGGGCCTTGGCTGTGGGCAGAAAGATGTTCCAGGTGTATATACCAAGGTTACGAATTACCTAGACTGGATTCAAGACAATATGCGACCATGA